CTATGCGCCTTATCTTGTGCTAAATGCCCTTTAAGCGCGTTTAGCTCGCTTTGCTTAAGCTTATCGGCTTTAGTGTAGATTCTCAAAATATATTGGTCATTATGGCAGATACGCTCAAGCATTTGTCCCACAGATATATCAATCTCCATTTGCGTATGGCGCGCATCAAGCAAATGCAAGAATAATTTAATAGAGCCGCGCGCGAGCAAAAAATCCATAAGATGTTTTTGCCATTGCTTTTGCAAAGTCTTGCTTACCTTTGCATACCCAAAGCCGGGCAAATCAATCAAAGTAAGGGGTAAGGGCTGCTTATCTAAAGTCCAAAGCGAATAGAAAAAATTAATAAGCTGTGTTTTGCCCGGAGTAGAGGAGCTTTTAGCCAATGGCTTATTTAAGAGTGCGTTAATAAGCGTGCTTTTACCTACATTACTGCGCCCTAAAAAGACAATTTCAGAATCTACAGGCGGCGGGGCATTAAAAATGCTGCTCGCGCTGCTTAGAAAATGAGATTGCACCACTTGTATCATATGCTTTACTCACTGGTTTTGTCTTTAGATTCCATAATGAAAGTAATCATGCCCGGCTTTTGGTTAGAGCCTTTAATGAAAGCCTCTTGAGTTTTTGGATTAAACACAATAATATTGCCTTTAATGGTATTTTGCTTGCCTACTTCCTCGATAATGGCATTATCAATGAGCTGATACTCATCTTTAAGCGCATCATAAATAGCCTTTGCTGCCTTGCCTTTCATTTCTTTGTCGGGCATTTTGGTGTGAAATCTCACATTGCCTATGGCGGTGTATTTTTGCGGCTGATTTTTTTTATCTGTTTGGATAATGACCTTATCTGCCCATAGTTTATCCCCGCCCTTAACCACCACCACTTCACCATTAAGCTCTGTAACGCCCTTTTTTAAATCACTTTGGAAGCTTTTTGCACTCACTTCAAGCTTTTCTTCTACTCCCAAAGCACCTACACATAGCCATAATATCAAGCATATTTTGCGCATTACTTGCCCCCCATTGCCATATCTGCGATTACAGAATCTGCGCGCATATCGCCTTTAAGCGTATCATAATAAATATTTTGCCCTGTGGCTTGCGTATTTTCATTAGCAAAGACAAAATCCCCTCTGCCTTTAAAACTACGACTTTGATAGTCATACACTCCCCATTTACTCCAAAAGCTTAATCCATCAATGCGCAAGTAATTTGCCCCTTGAGAAAAGGTATAAAGTCCATTTTTGCTTAACACAAAGGGCGCGTAAATGTATTCATTGAGCTTATTATTGATTTGATTAACAAAAATGTCATAAATTTCCTCATGGTTTTCAAATCGCAACGCCCTAACCCCCTCCGAAATCGCCCGACAAT
The sequence above is drawn from the Helicobacter jaachi genome and encodes:
- the yihA gene encoding ribosome biogenesis GTP-binding protein YihA/YsxC — translated: MIQVVQSHFLSSASSIFNAPPPVDSEIVFLGRSNVGKSTLINALLNKPLAKSSSTPGKTQLINFFYSLWTLDKQPLPLTLIDLPGFGYAKVSKTLQKQWQKHLMDFLLARGSIKLFLHLLDARHTQMEIDISVGQMLERICHNDQYILRIYTKADKLKQSELNALKGHLAQDKAHRAYIFSATKTHHKMTSITQLREGIAQYVLGLSTWNL
- the lptA gene encoding lipopolysaccharide transport periplasmic protein LptA, with translation MRKICLILWLCVGALGVEEKLEVSAKSFQSDLKKGVTELNGEVVVVKGGDKLWADKVIIQTDKKNQPQKYTAIGNVRFHTKMPDKEMKGKAAKAIYDALKDEYQLIDNAIIEEVGKQNTIKGNIIVFNPKTQEAFIKGSNQKPGMITFIMESKDKTSE